From Pseudomonas vanderleydeniana, the proteins below share one genomic window:
- a CDS encoding tetratricopeptide repeat-containing response regulator, translating to MLAYHQKSFLIVDDFSDFRSSVRSMLRELGVKEVDTADTGEQALRMCAQKRYDFILHDYHLGDGRKNGQQVLEDLMMDKLISHESIFVMVTAESSQAMVLSALEHEPDAYLTKPFNRASLAQRLEKLVQRKNLLKPIMQALDRGKPAEVLAACTRLTQQDTRFAPLCLRYRADAMRALGQNEPLERFLNGILSDRPLPWAYAMLGQLLYKRGQITQAKELYETALKAFPMMPALYDGLADVLVQQGETRRAQSVLEEAVRLSPLAVRRQSLLGKLAMANEDFEGASRAYRQAVAQGEQSRYKDPESNLGLAHALISKGSERGLDTRTRLEINQTLSTVAKENANDPGLQIRARLMKATSLLLNDAETADKLTEQAMARLEGMENFMSADAALLVAKQLQQLGQAEAGASMLKNCVEIYGDDPTVMKGIAKLTDDPEILGSGKAAIDLNVQGVRSYKGGNLEEAQELFRKALALQPKNISIALNAAQALLVTAQKTSDPAILEECRACLKMVGKMPDSDPRYERYQKLRSRAFGE from the coding sequence ATGCTGGCGTATCACCAAAAAAGCTTTCTGATCGTCGACGATTTCTCCGATTTTCGCAGTTCAGTCAGGTCCATGCTGCGGGAGTTGGGCGTCAAGGAAGTGGACACCGCCGACACCGGAGAACAGGCCCTGCGCATGTGCGCGCAGAAGCGCTACGACTTCATCCTGCACGATTACCACCTCGGCGATGGACGCAAGAACGGCCAGCAGGTACTCGAAGACCTGATGATGGACAAGCTGATCAGCCACGAAAGCATTTTCGTCATGGTCACCGCCGAAAGCAGCCAAGCCATGGTTCTCAGTGCCCTGGAGCACGAGCCCGATGCCTATCTGACCAAGCCGTTCAACCGTGCCAGCCTGGCCCAGCGCCTGGAGAAACTGGTCCAGCGCAAGAACCTGCTCAAGCCGATCATGCAGGCGCTCGACCGCGGCAAGCCGGCCGAAGTGCTGGCGGCCTGTACCCGACTCACCCAGCAGGACACCCGTTTTGCACCACTGTGCCTGCGTTACCGCGCCGATGCGATGCGGGCCCTGGGCCAGAACGAGCCACTGGAGCGCTTTCTCAATGGCATCCTGAGTGATCGCCCGCTGCCCTGGGCATACGCCATGCTCGGGCAGCTGCTCTACAAGCGTGGCCAGATCACTCAGGCCAAGGAACTGTACGAAACTGCACTCAAGGCCTTTCCCATGATGCCGGCGCTCTACGACGGACTGGCCGACGTGCTGGTCCAGCAGGGCGAAACCCGGCGCGCCCAGAGTGTCCTGGAGGAGGCTGTACGCCTGTCGCCACTGGCGGTGCGTCGCCAGTCGTTGCTGGGTAAGCTGGCCATGGCCAACGAGGACTTCGAAGGGGCCTCCCGAGCCTATCGCCAGGCCGTCGCCCAGGGCGAGCAATCGCGCTACAAGGACCCGGAAAGCAACCTGGGCCTGGCCCATGCCCTGATCAGCAAGGGCAGCGAGCGCGGCCTGGACACGCGTACGCGCCTGGAGATCAACCAGACGCTCAGCACGGTCGCCAAGGAAAACGCCAACGATCCCGGGCTGCAGATTCGTGCCCGGTTGATGAAAGCCACCAGCCTGCTGCTCAACGATGCCGAAACCGCCGACAAGCTCACCGAGCAGGCGATGGCGCGTCTCGAAGGCATGGAAAACTTCATGAGCGCCGACGCCGCCCTGCTGGTTGCCAAGCAGTTGCAGCAACTGGGGCAGGCTGAGGCCGGCGCCTCGATGCTCAAGAACTGCGTGGAAATCTACGGTGACGATCCGACCGTGATGAAGGGTATCGCCAAGCTGACCGACGATCCGGAGATCCTTGGCAGCGGCAAGGCTGCGATCGACCTCAACGTCCAGGGGGTTCGCAGCTACAAAGGTGGCAACCTGGAGGAAGCGCAGGAGCTGTTCCGCAAGGCGCTGGCCTTGCAGCCAAAGAACATCAGTATCGCCCTCAATGCCGCGCAGGCCCTGCTGGTGACTGCGCAGAAGACTTCCGATCCGGCGATCCTCGAAGAGTGCCGGGCTTGCCTGAAGATGGTCGGCAAGATGCCCGACAGCGACCCACGTTATGAGAGGTATCAGAAATTGCGCAGCCGGGCGTTTGGCGAATGA
- a CDS encoding class I SAM-dependent methyltransferase produces the protein MSDAWNEGYFTDEGYTYGYSREINPVFQRYCLLLRGFATLESANAHHCELGFGQGVSINIHAAANPGRYVGTDFHPAQAAHANTLAVASGSNAQLHDDSFEQLLARDDLPQFDSISLHGIWTWVSRDNQKLIVEFVRRHLKPGGLLYVSYNCFPGWSPSAPLRQLFSLHNRFASNAAMAPAERIDAALQFSEALLAANPLYADAAPNVGAKLQSVKGQNRQYVAHEYFNRDWNCMYFTDVVDALSAAKLDYAATAVPLDSVDPLNLTGEGMDFLEGIEQPIMREQARDYFVNQHFRRDLYQRGAIRLSAAERREGMLNTRFVLLQAAESVPGSVKGPAGEATLQVEVYGPVLEALAAGAYMPKTLRQLLGAVPSMPYGDLEQAVTVLVGMGVAAPCQTEAAEKQVLATCSALNLHLCKRSLFNSHIQTLASPVTGGGVPVSRFGQLFLISIMQGKKQPAEWAQFAWGIINAQGEGLVKDGRALTTAEENIAELLAQAEVFGEKSLAILKALKIV, from the coding sequence ATGAGTGACGCATGGAACGAAGGTTATTTTACCGATGAGGGTTACACCTACGGTTATTCCCGGGAGATCAACCCGGTATTCCAACGCTACTGCCTGCTGTTGCGTGGCTTTGCCACCCTGGAGAGCGCCAATGCCCATCACTGCGAGCTGGGGTTCGGGCAGGGTGTCTCGATCAATATCCATGCCGCGGCCAATCCGGGGCGTTATGTCGGTACCGATTTCCATCCGGCCCAGGCGGCTCATGCCAATACCCTGGCGGTGGCCAGTGGCAGCAACGCCCAGTTGCATGACGATAGCTTCGAACAACTACTGGCTCGTGATGACCTGCCGCAATTCGACAGTATCAGCCTGCACGGCATTTGGACCTGGGTCAGTCGTGATAACCAGAAGTTGATTGTCGAGTTCGTCCGGCGGCACCTCAAGCCAGGCGGGCTGCTGTATGTCAGCTACAACTGCTTTCCGGGGTGGTCGCCTTCGGCACCGCTGCGTCAGCTGTTCAGCCTCCACAACCGTTTTGCCTCCAATGCCGCGATGGCTCCGGCCGAGCGGATAGATGCGGCGTTGCAATTCTCCGAGGCGTTGCTGGCGGCCAATCCGCTATACGCCGACGCGGCTCCGAATGTTGGGGCCAAGCTGCAGAGCGTCAAGGGGCAGAATCGCCAATATGTTGCCCATGAGTATTTCAATCGCGATTGGAACTGCATGTACTTCACCGACGTGGTGGATGCCCTCTCTGCTGCCAAGCTCGATTATGCCGCGACGGCCGTACCGCTGGACTCGGTGGACCCACTCAACCTGACGGGGGAGGGCATGGATTTCCTGGAAGGCATCGAGCAGCCGATCATGCGCGAGCAGGCCCGTGACTATTTCGTCAATCAGCATTTCCGTCGGGACCTGTATCAGCGCGGCGCCATTCGATTGTCTGCCGCGGAACGACGCGAGGGCATGCTCAATACCCGTTTTGTCCTGTTGCAGGCAGCGGAAAGCGTTCCGGGTAGCGTCAAGGGGCCAGCCGGTGAGGCGACATTGCAGGTAGAGGTCTATGGTCCCGTGCTGGAAGCCCTGGCGGCGGGGGCGTATATGCCGAAGACCTTGCGCCAGTTGCTGGGGGCTGTGCCCTCGATGCCTTATGGCGACCTGGAGCAGGCGGTAACTGTTTTGGTCGGCATGGGGGTTGCGGCACCCTGCCAGACCGAGGCTGCCGAAAAGCAGGTGTTGGCAACTTGCAGTGCCCTCAACCTGCATCTGTGCAAGCGCTCGCTGTTCAATAGCCATATCCAGACATTGGCCAGCCCGGTGACTGGAGGGGGTGTGCCGGTCAGCCGCTTCGGACAACTGTTCCTGATCTCGATCATGCAGGGCAAGAAACAACCTGCCGAATGGGCACAGTTTGCGTGGGGCATCATCAATGCGCAGGGGGAGGGGCTCGTGAAGGATGGCAGGGCTCTTACCACGGCTGAAGAAAATATTGCGGAGCTGTTGGCGCAGGCCGAAGTATTCGGGGAAAAGTCGCTGGCTATTTTGAAAGCGCTGAAGATCGTTTGA
- a CDS encoding AraC family transcriptional regulator: MMDPLENLIIHPEMQLEGLAKGDLLSQVLAQIRLTGDRVYSSALAPGQHLELDEKSAHICVLQAGRLQLEQAGQPVVVLAQGDLILLPHDPSGISIVAGEEAVALVICRFWFDASSFQAMLFTLPRLIHIGKAEAVTWAEGILHFMLLEANDTQPGGALMVSRLIDLTVIRILRTWVQHNAASGWLGGLSDARIARALRAIHGTPGQQWRIDALAEIAGMSRSSFCDRFSTLVGRSPLRYQNEWRLTLAKTMLSKHDSRIGEVGFAIGYESEAAFSRAYKAFFGRSPREDSGRPR, from the coding sequence ATGATGGATCCCCTCGAAAACTTGATCATTCATCCGGAAATGCAGTTGGAAGGGCTTGCCAAGGGGGATCTGTTGTCCCAGGTACTGGCGCAGATTCGCCTGACCGGGGATCGGGTCTATTCCTCGGCACTGGCGCCCGGGCAACACCTCGAGCTTGATGAAAAGAGCGCTCATATCTGTGTGCTGCAGGCCGGGCGGTTGCAGCTCGAGCAGGCTGGCCAGCCGGTCGTCGTGTTGGCGCAGGGAGATCTCATCCTGCTTCCTCACGATCCCTCCGGGATAAGCATTGTCGCCGGCGAGGAAGCGGTCGCCTTGGTGATTTGCCGGTTCTGGTTCGATGCGAGCAGTTTCCAGGCCATGCTGTTCACCCTGCCTCGGTTGATTCATATCGGCAAGGCCGAAGCCGTGACCTGGGCTGAAGGCATCCTGCATTTCATGTTGCTCGAAGCCAATGACACGCAACCGGGTGGTGCGCTGATGGTTTCGCGCCTTATTGACCTTACGGTCATCCGCATACTGCGAACATGGGTTCAGCACAACGCCGCATCAGGTTGGCTGGGTGGGCTTTCGGATGCCCGCATTGCCCGCGCCTTGAGGGCTATCCACGGAACGCCGGGGCAACAATGGCGCATTGACGCACTGGCGGAAATCGCTGGCATGTCTCGCTCCAGTTTCTGCGACCGCTTCAGCACATTGGTTGGGCGCTCGCCGCTGCGTTATCAGAATGAATGGCGGCTGACGCTGGCAAAAACGATGTTGTCGAAACACGACAGTCGGATTGGTGAGGTCGGCTTCGCGATCGGCTATGAGTCGGAGGCGGCCTTCAGTCGTGCCTACAAGGCTTTTTTCGGTCGCTCTCCCCGAGAGGATAGCGGTCGGCCCAGATAG
- a CDS encoding Arc family DNA-binding protein, with product MRPLKQAIYSSRTADKFVVRLPDGMRERIADVARNHHRSMNSEIIARLEQSLIQEGALGDELSMRLDSPELSLHERELLQRFRQLSHRQQNALVSLIAHDAEMAADAN from the coding sequence ATGCGCCCATTGAAACAGGCAATTTATTCCAGCCGTACAGCTGACAAATTCGTCGTGCGTCTGCCCGATGGAATGCGGGAACGCATCGCCGACGTGGCTCGTAACCACCACCGCAGCATGAATTCCGAGATCATTGCACGCCTGGAGCAGAGTCTTATTCAGGAAGGTGCCTTGGGCGACGAGCTCAGCATGCGCCTGGACAGCCCTGAACTGTCCCTGCATGAGCGCGAGCTGCTGCAACGCTTCCGCCAACTTTCCCATCGCCAACAGAATGCCCTGGTGTCGCTGATTGCACACGACGCCGAAATGGCTGCGGACGCCAACTGA
- the mgtE gene encoding magnesium transporter, whose protein sequence is MTEIEVKKSQESLQDRLAQVVELLHRQRVVEDLTHRQEGHHQDRVENLVHRQNLVELQRKLDDLHSADVAHILEALPLDDRLTVWQLVKAERDGDILLEVSDAVRETLIADMDDHELLAAAKEMDADELADLAPELPRDVVHELMEALDGQQRERVRSALSYDEEQVGALMDFEMVTIREDVSLEVVLRYLRRLKELPGHTDKLFVVDYDGVLKGVLPIKRLLVNDPEKQVADVMASDPVSFHPDEDAYDAAQAFERYDLISAPVVDKNGKLIGRLTIDEMVDLIREESESEVLNMAGLREEEDIFASVWKSLRNRWAWLAINLITAFIASRVIGLFEGSIEKLVALAALMPIVAGIGGNSGNQTITMIVRAMALDQVSTGNTSRLMRKELAVALLNGLIWGGVIGVVAYVLYGSWSLGLVMTAAMTLNLLLAALMGVLIPMTLARMGRDPAMGSSVMITAMTDSGGFFIFLGLATLFLL, encoded by the coding sequence CGAAGTAAAGAAATCTCAAGAAAGCTTGCAGGACCGCCTGGCTCAAGTCGTTGAGCTGCTGCACCGTCAGCGGGTGGTCGAGGACCTGACTCATCGTCAGGAAGGTCATCATCAGGACCGGGTGGAGAACCTGGTTCACCGGCAGAATCTGGTCGAGCTGCAGCGCAAGCTCGATGATCTGCACTCTGCCGACGTCGCCCACATTCTTGAAGCCTTGCCCCTGGATGATCGCCTGACCGTCTGGCAACTGGTCAAGGCCGAGCGCGACGGCGACATCCTGCTCGAAGTATCCGACGCCGTTCGTGAAACGCTGATCGCCGACATGGATGATCACGAACTCCTGGCCGCAGCCAAGGAGATGGATGCTGACGAGCTCGCCGACCTGGCACCCGAGCTGCCACGAGATGTCGTGCACGAGCTGATGGAAGCGCTCGATGGTCAGCAGCGTGAGCGTGTTCGCTCCGCGCTGTCCTACGACGAGGAGCAGGTCGGTGCGCTGATGGACTTCGAGATGGTCACCATCCGCGAGGATGTCAGTCTCGAAGTGGTATTGCGCTATCTGCGCCGGCTCAAGGAGCTGCCGGGGCATACCGACAAGCTCTTCGTGGTCGATTATGACGGCGTGCTCAAGGGCGTGCTGCCGATCAAGCGGCTGCTGGTCAATGATCCCGAGAAGCAGGTTGCCGATGTCATGGCCAGCGATCCGGTGAGTTTCCACCCGGACGAGGATGCCTACGACGCGGCCCAGGCTTTCGAGCGTTATGACCTGATTTCGGCTCCGGTGGTCGACAAGAATGGCAAGCTGATCGGCCGCCTGACCATTGACGAGATGGTCGACCTGATTCGTGAGGAGAGCGAAAGCGAAGTCCTCAACATGGCGGGTCTGCGGGAAGAGGAAGACATCTTCGCGTCGGTCTGGAAATCCCTGCGCAACCGTTGGGCCTGGCTGGCCATCAACCTGATCACGGCGTTCATCGCCTCGCGGGTGATCGGTCTTTTCGAGGGTTCCATCGAGAAGCTGGTTGCCCTGGCCGCGCTGATGCCGATCGTTGCGGGAATTGGCGGCAACTCCGGCAACCAGACGATCACCATGATCGTGCGCGCCATGGCGCTGGACCAGGTCAGCACTGGCAATACCTCGCGGCTGATGCGCAAGGAACTGGCGGTTGCACTGCTCAATGGCCTGATATGGGGTGGTGTTATCGGTGTGGTGGCTTATGTGCTTTATGGCAGTTGGTCACTGGGCCTGGTCATGACGGCCGCGATGACGCTGAACCTGCTGCTGGCGGCCTTGATGGGGGTACTTATCCCAATGACCCTGGCGCGTATGGGGCGTGATCCGGCGATGGGTTCCAGTGTGATGATCACAGCCATGACCGACAGTGGCGGTTTCTTTATTTTCCTCGGACTGGCGACGCTCTTTCTGCTCTGA